A portion of the Esox lucius isolate fEsoLuc1 chromosome 20, fEsoLuc1.pri, whole genome shotgun sequence genome contains these proteins:
- the LOC105007178 gene encoding protein FAM124A codes for MSLSSEMEKNSTEDDCGDSGAETGGSDYSPMSSASSQLSMVELQDPFLVSVHLITDPGQARSLQRAADSVLACIHPELQLFRVSERSAWQQKTKRQSCHASASFPANHGPPQCQPSLAIILFLQEQYGGEEQIVALHRVLQRPPWRFHHTERVNNGRRMLPLTPCSQDFYILAPGTPLWALRQVHYGKEIVRFTVYCRYESFGDMVCLYRLILQRRLAQKKEDFCFFVVYSNPDTEIQLSFKRLPKGQSPVPTDSAVMEVRVKDVGALVPLLPHPCTPISEVRWQTEDYDGNKILLQVLGTRYKRRHIFDQPGDSSPTHSPQATDPAATLPPVGTYGRGPASYRNRRYHRNCSRTQTLPLPQSQRSHASQTSLSQVCQEEDEEEMEMGARSKSWWTGRSRSLYSLPSQAGFGISRSACSSPGPSPGPSPGPSPGPSPGPTRHRSNSLIPPFRLNVDALIGAEETDVDTGIKVDTGSIVDLSVVSAYSRRPPPPRPLSAPPRDLPPSPSRGDVRPKASTLGRPPVPVRTSSLTSNQPRPRPHSAILPPCCQPSLSDATPGKSNSSTSINGVGIRESSVQEGGAEEEEDQEFYI; via the exons GTCAGTTATCTATGGTGGAGCTTCAGGACCCGTTCTTGGTCAGTGTCCACCTCATCACCGACCCGGGTCAGGCCAGGTCCTTACAGCGAGCCGCCGACTCCGTCCTGGCCTGCATCCACCCAGAACTGCAGCTCTTCCGGGTCTCTGAGAGATCCGCCTGGCAACAGAAGACCAAGCGCCAATCATGCCACGCTTCGGCCTCTTTCCCGGCCAATCACGGGCCACCGCAGTGCCAGCCATCGCTGGCCATCATCCTCTTCCTGCAGGAGCAGTACGGCGGCGAGGAGCAGATCGTGGCGCTGCACCGCGTCCTCCAGCGACCCCCGTGGCGCTTCCACCACACCGAGCGGGTCAACAACGGCCGCCGAATGCTCCCGCTGACCCCCTGCAGCCAGGACTTCTACATCCTGGCCCCGGGCACCCCGCTGTGGGCGCTGCGCCAggtgcattatgggaaggagaTCGTACGCTTCACTGTGTACTGCCGCTACGAGAGCTTCGGCGACATGGTGTGTCTGTACCGACTCATTCTGCAGCGCCGGCTGGCCCAGAAGAAGGAGGACTTCTGCTTCTTCGTGGTGTACTCCAACCCGGACACCGAGATCCAGCTGTCATTCAAGCGCCTGCCGAAGGGCCAGAGCCCCGTCCCCACGGACTCAGCGGTGATGGAGGTGAGGGTGAAGGACGTCGGCGCGTTGGTGCCCCTCCTGCCCCACCCCTGTACACCCATCAGCGAGGTGCGCTGGCAGACGGAGGACTACGACGGAAACAAGATACTGCTGCAG GTCCTGGGCACCCGCTACAAGCGCCGGCACATTTTTGACCAGCCGGGAGACTCCTCCCCGACCCACTCGCCCCAAGCCACCGACCCAGCCGCCACCCTGCCTCCGGTGGGCACATACGGTCGCGGGCCGGCCTCCTACAGAAATCGGCGCTACCACCGCAACTGTTCCCGGACCCAGACCCTGCCCTTGCCCCAGAGCCAGAGGAGCCACGCCTCTCAGACCTCCTTGTCCCAGGTCTGccaggaggaggatgaggaggaaatgGAGATGGGGGCTCGTTCTAAGTCCTGGTGGACCGGTCGTTCACGCTCCCTGTACTCCTTGCCGAGCCAGGCAGGCTTCGGCATCTCCCGCTCTGCCTGCTCCTCCCCCGGCCCCTCCCCCGGCCCCTCCCCCGGCCCCTCCCCCGGCCCCTCCCCCGGCCCCACCCGTCACCGAAGCAATTCGCTGATCCCTCCTTTCCGCCTCAACGTGGACGCTCTGATTGGTGCCGAGGAGACGGACGTGGACACTGGGATAAAGGTGGACACGGGCAGCATCGTGGACCTCTCCGTGGTGTCGGCGTACTCCAGGAGACCCCCTCCACCACGCCCCCTCTCCGCACCGCCGAGGGActtacccccctccccctcccgcGGCGATGTCAGGCCCAAGGCCTCAACGTTGGGCCGGCCCCCTGTTCCCGTGAGAACCAGCAGCCTGACGTCGAACCAGCCGCGGCCACGCCCCCACAGTGCCATCCTGCCCCCGTGTTGCCAGCCGTCCTTGAGTGACGCTACCCCCGGAAAATCGAACAGCTCCACCTCCATTAACGGGGTGGGGATTCGGGAAAGCTCTGTCCAGGAGGGTggggcagaggaggaggaggaccagGAGTTCTACATCTGA
- the serpine3 gene encoding probable serpin E3, which translates to MCRLSMTSLFFCFWLVEMSQCDAFSLQETMGQLHTDFAVSLYQTLTETENNSNLIVSPTSVSLSLGLLQLGARGNTLAQLEEALGYDINDMHVQEFLSRSQGDSGNFSRGVQLRQASALFVQSGVQLLPVFTQRVAALGKSSLIRANFSQANHTRDQLEQYGHNQGGGEPLLASGSGELFGSGEAQGEASGWGRRLQMALVNTVNFRGVWQKQFLFTDTQNLPFTLSDGKTIKVPMMYQATEVNFGQFRTPSNQRYTVLELPYFGRSLSLLVVLPSERKTPLSLLESQLTPRAVAAWDTGLRRTKMDVFLPRFKMQNRFNLRTVLPSMGVSDAFNPMAADFTGTSAEEGLYVSDAFHEARIEVTEDGTKAAAATAMVLLKRSRAPVFKADRPFFFLLRQVSTGSILFMGRLVNPADQAS; encoded by the exons ATGTGTCGCCTGTCGATGACCTCACTGTTTTTCTGCTTCTGGTTGGTGGAGATGAGTCAGTGTGACGCCTTCAGCCTACAGGAAACCATGGGACAGCTGCACACAGATTTCGCTGTCAGCCTCTATCAAACGCTGACCGAGACAGAGAACAACTCCAACCTGATTGTGTCGCCGACGAGTGTCTCGCTGTCCTTGGGCCTTTTGCAGCTGGGCGCCCGTGGCAACACACTTGCGCAACTGGAAGAGGCGCTGGGATACGACATCAATG acaTGCATGTGCAGGAGTTCCTGTCGCGGTCGCAGGGGGACAGCGGTAATTTCAGTCGCGGGGTGCAGCTACGTCAGGCCTCCGCCCTATTCGTCCAAAGTGGTGTACAGCTCCTTCCTGTTTTCACCCAGCGTGTAGCAGCCTTGGGCAAAAGCAGCCTGATCCGAGCCAACTTCAGCCAGGCGAACCACACCCGCGACCAGCTGGAACAGTACGGACACAACCAAGGCGGTGGTGAGCCCCTCCTGGCCAGTGGCAGTGGGGAGCTGTTTGGGTCCGGCGAGGCCCAAGGAGAGGCTTCAGGGTGGGGTCGACGGTTGCAGATGGCCCTGGTCAACACGGTGAATTTCCGGGGAGTGTGGCAGAAACAGTTCCTGTTCACCGACACGCAGAACCTTCCATTCACCCTTTCAGATGGCAAAACCATCAAGGTACCCATGATGTACCAGGCTACCGAGGTCAACTTCG GCCAGTTCCGCACACCATCAAACCAGCGCTACACCGTCCTGGAACTACCGTACTTTGGACGCTCCCTCAGCCTGTTAGTGGTGTTGCCCAGTGAGAGGAAGACACCTCTGTCCTTGCTTGAATCCCAACTCACCCCCCGCGCTGTGGCCGCCTGGGACACTGGCCTCCGCCGAACCAAGATGGACGTTTTCCTCCCGAG GTTTAAAATGCAGAACAGGTTTAACCTGCGGACAGTTCTTCCCTCTATGGGGGTCAGTGACGCATTCAACCCAATGGCAGCAGACTTCACAGGCACCTCAG CAGAGGAGGGCCTGTACGTGTCCGACGCTTTCCACGAGGCTAGGATAGAGGTGACAGAGGATGGGACCAAGGCAGCGGCTGCCACAGCTATGGTGCTCCTGAAGCGATCCCGCGCCCCCGTCTTCAAAGCAGACCGACCGTTCTTCTTCCTCTTACGACAAGTTAGCACAG GATCTATTCTATTCATGGGACGTTTGGTGAATCCAGCTGACCAGGCATCGTAG
- the ints6 gene encoding integrator complex subunit 6 — protein MPVLLFLIDTSASMNQRTHLGTTYLDIAKGAVETFMKLRGRDPASRGDRYMLINFEDVPLGIKAGWKESHSTFMTELRNLQATGLTTVGQSLRTAFDLLNLNRLVSGIDNYGQGRNPFFLEPSIIVAITDGNKLTSSSGVQDELHLPLTTPLPGSELTKEPFRWDQRLFALVLRIPGHASVEPEPLGGVPSDDSAITPMCEVTGGRSYSVFSQRMLNQCLESLVQKIQSGVVINFEKTGPDPPPLEDEVPKPGPQPWHSCHRLIYVRPNPKTGVPIGHWPIPEAFWPDTNSPTLPPRSAHPHVRFSCMDAEPMVIDKVPFDKYELEPSPLTQYILERKSPHTCWQVFVCNSANYSDLGQPFGYLKASTALNCVNLFVMPYNYPVLLPLLDDLIRVHKFKPPVKWRQLFENYLKTMPPYYIGSLRKALRIMGAPNLLSDNMEYGMSYSVVSYLKKLSQQTKIEYERLIASVAKKVSSEGGIKVRTRGGVVSLAQRRDFTKLLASITGETASLPQELNTTEFSGFQLATLNKSLKHQGFRNAYDIPRMHLLDQLSRMRRNLLSANICRLRGQDPDQLHSVPIAQMGNYQDFLKALPQPLRDADPERPKRLHTFGNPFKLDKKGMMIDEADEFVTGPQNKGKRPPGDSSMQGSGGGGPKRRRCMSPLLRPGRAYTPPVSPAASPSRPALDENPPSRPDYTAVLGNHVGNLYSPEETPRLRPADTPPRTPPDAPGNPMEEDEEQECGGGEEENGFPREGELSEGSEDGGEAGGGEEEEEEHPPRYPSPGELKKLMNSECLEVNAELRALITKEIRKPGRHYEKIFYFLKQIQGSFDTRLIFLQNIIKEAARFKKRMLIEQLENFLEEIHNRSNNMNHLGGF, from the exons ATGCCCGTGTTACTTTTTCTGATAGACACGTCCGCTTCAATGAACCAGCGCACCCATCTGGGCACTACCTATCTGGACATAGCAAAAGGCGCTGTTGAGACTTTCATGAAG CTCAGAGGCAGAGATCCGGCGAGTCGAGGGGACCGTTACATGTTGATAAATTTTGAGGACGTTCCCCTCGGAATCAAG GCTGGATGGAAAGAAAGCCATTCCACGTTTATGACAGAGTTGAGGAACCTTCAAGCAACAGGACTGACAACTGTCGGACAGTCTTTGAGGACCGCTTTTGATTTGCTCAATCTAAATAGATTAGTGTCTGGGATAGACAACTATGGACAG ggAAGGAATCCCTTCTTCCTCGAGCCGTCCATCATCGTGGCTATCACCGATGGCAACAAGCTCACCAGCAGCAGTGGAGTCCAGGATGAG cttcacctccccctgacCACCCCTCTTCCTGGCAGCGAGCTGACCAAGGAGCCGTTCCGCTGGGACCAGCGACTGTTTGCTCTGGTGCTGAGGATCCCTGGACACGCTTCGGTCGAGCCAGAACCTCTGGGGGGGGTTCCATCTGATGACTCGGCCATCACCCCCATGTGTGAGGTCACCGGag GTCGCTCCTACAGCGTGTTCTCCCAGCGCATGTTGAATCAGTGTCTGGAGTCGCTGGTGCAGAAGATCCAGAGCGGTGTGGTCATCAACTTCGAGAAGACCGGCCCGGACCCGCCTCCACTGGAAG ATGAGGTCCCGAAGCCCGGCCCCCAGCCCTGGCACAGCTGCCACAGGCTCATATACGTGCGACCCAATCCCAAGACCGGCGTTCCCATTGGCCACTGGCCCATCCCGGAAGCCTTCTGGCCGGACACCAACTCCCCCACACTG CCCCCCCGCTCGGCGCACCCCCACGTCCGTTTCTCCTGCATGGACGCGGAGCCCATGGTGATCGACAAGGTTCCCTTCGACAAGTACGAGCTGGAGCCGTCGCCTCTCACTCAGTACATCCTGGAGAGGAAGTCCCCTCACACCTGCTGGCAG GTGTTTGTATGTAACAGTGCCAACTACAGTGACCTGGGTCAGCCGTTTGGCTACCTGAAGGCCAGCACGGCTCTGAACTGTGTCAACCTGTTTGTCATGCCTTACAACTACCCTGTCCTGTTACCTCTACTGG ATGACTTGATCCGGGTGCACAAGTTCAAGCCCCCTGTGAAATGGCGTCAGCTGTTTGAGAACTACCTGAAGACCATGCCACCGTATTACATAGGG tCTCTCCGGAAGGCGCTGAGGATCATGGGAGCTCCAAACCTCCTGTCGGACAACATGGAGTATGGCATGAGTTACAGCGTGGTGTCCTACCTCAAGAAGctcagccagcag ACTAAGATAGAGTATGAGCGGCTAATAGCGTCTGTGGCCAAGAAGGTGTCGTCGGAGGGTGGGATCAAGGTGCGTACCCGTGGGGGCGTCGTCTCCCTGGCCCAGCGCCGGGACTTCACCAAGCTTCTGGCCAGCATCACGGGCGAGACGGCCTCCCTGCCGCAGGAGCTCAACACGACGGAGTTCTCTGGCTTTCAGCTGGCCACTCTGAACAAG AGTCTGAAACATCAGGGTTTCCGGAACGCCTACGACATTCCCAGGATGCACCTGTTGGATCAGCTGAGCCGCATGAGGAGGAACTTGCTGAGTGCCAACATCTGTCGTCTCCGAGGACAGGACCCAG ACCAGCTCCACTCAGTGCCCATAGCCCAGATGGGGAACTACCAGGACTTCCTGAAGGCCCTTCCCCAACCCCTCCGAGACGCAGACCCGGAGCGGCCCAAGCGTCTGCACACCTTTGGGAACCCTTTCAAACTGGACAAGAAG GGGATGATGATTGACGAGGCGGATGAGTTCGTGACAGGTCCCCAGAACAAGGGCAAGCGGCCGCCGGGGGACTCCAGCATGCAGGGGTCTGGGGGCGGGGGTCCTAAAAGACGGAGGTGCATGTCCCCTCTGCTGCGCCCCGGTCGGGCCTACACCCCCCCCGTCAGCCCGGCGGCCAGCCCCTCCAGACCGGCGCTCGACG AGAACCCCCCCAGCAGGCCAGACTACACGGCTGTACTGGGGAACCACGTGGGTAACCTGTACAGCCCTGAGGAAACACCCCGGCTACGCCCCGCGGACACCCCGCCCAGAACCCCTCCGGATGCCCCCGGGAACCCCatggaggaggacgaggagcaGGAGTGCGGCGGGGGCGAGGAGGAGAACGGCTTTCCCCGGGAGGGGGAGCTCTCCGAGGGCAGTGAAGACGGAGGGGAGGCTGGGggcggggaggaggaggaggaggagcatcCGCCCCGGTACCCATCACCCGGGGAACTCAAGAAGCTGATGAACAGCGAGTGTCTGGAGGTCAACGCCGAGCTGAGAGCCCTCATCACCAAGGAGATACGGAAGCCAGGGAGAC ACTACGAAAAAATCTTCTACTTCCTGAAGCAGATCCAAGGAAGCTTTGACACACGTTTGATTTTCCTCCAGAACATTATAAAGGAGGCCGCAAG GTTTAAGAAGCGGATGCTAATAGAACAGCTGGAGAATTTTCTAGAAGAGATCCACAACCGGTCTAACAACATGAACCACCTAGGGGGCTTCTGA